The Streptomyces sp. NBC_01244 genome contains a region encoding:
- a CDS encoding NarK family nitrate/nitrite MFS transporter — MSSAKQQARAATARVQVADPAQYRPGRTITEWTPEDPSFWQTTGKKVATRNLWIAVPALLVAFVVWQVWSITATNLKDVGFGFSQSQLFWLTAVPGITGGTARILYTFIGPMIGQRRFTALSTVILIVPLLWLGFAVQDPTTSYTTLVAIAALCGIGGANFSSSLANIGFFYPKQEKGNATGINGGLGNLGVSVVQLLTPILITTSVLAIGSGQKKADGSEIYLQNAAFVWVPVLIVLAAIAWFGQNDLKVASTPFSQQKIIFKRKHNWLMTWLYVGTFGSFIGFAAALPLLIKTTFPAYSVATYAWMGPALGALARWAGGWIADKFGGARVTILSFVGMGASIIGVITFLPVGSDQGSFYGFFLCFLSAFFFSGIGNGSTFRQIPVIFRGQHLAGLTEGTPQYAKALKQAEIESGAVTGFTAAIAAYGFFFIPAMFANFAVTSAMWGFVAFYASCVVVAWWFYARKGAEAPS, encoded by the coding sequence ATGAGTTCCGCCAAGCAGCAAGCGCGCGCGGCGACCGCCCGAGTGCAGGTGGCCGATCCGGCGCAGTACCGCCCCGGTCGCACGATCACGGAGTGGACGCCGGAGGACCCGTCCTTCTGGCAGACCACCGGCAAGAAGGTCGCCACCCGCAACCTGTGGATCGCGGTGCCGGCCCTGCTGGTGGCCTTCGTGGTCTGGCAGGTCTGGAGCATCACGGCGACGAACCTCAAGGACGTCGGCTTCGGCTTCTCGCAGTCCCAGCTGTTCTGGCTGACGGCCGTCCCCGGCATCACGGGCGGCACCGCCCGCATCCTCTACACCTTCATCGGCCCGATGATCGGCCAGCGCCGCTTCACCGCGCTCTCCACGGTCATCCTGATCGTGCCGCTGCTGTGGCTGGGCTTCGCGGTGCAGGACCCCACCACCTCGTACACCACGCTGGTCGCCATCGCCGCGCTCTGCGGCATCGGCGGCGCCAACTTCTCCTCCTCGCTGGCCAACATCGGCTTCTTCTACCCGAAGCAGGAGAAGGGCAACGCGACCGGCATCAACGGCGGTCTGGGCAACCTCGGCGTCTCCGTGGTCCAGCTGCTCACCCCGATCCTGATCACCACCTCGGTGCTGGCCATCGGCTCGGGCCAGAAGAAGGCGGACGGCTCGGAGATCTACCTCCAGAACGCCGCGTTCGTCTGGGTGCCGGTCCTGATCGTCCTGGCGGCCATCGCCTGGTTCGGCCAGAACGACCTGAAGGTGGCCTCCACCCCCTTCAGCCAGCAGAAGATCATCTTCAAGCGCAAGCACAACTGGCTGATGACCTGGCTCTACGTCGGCACCTTCGGCTCCTTCATCGGCTTCGCGGCGGCCCTCCCGCTCCTGATCAAGACGACCTTCCCGGCGTACTCCGTGGCCACCTACGCCTGGATGGGCCCGGCGCTCGGCGCACTGGCCCGCTGGGCGGGCGGTTGGATCGCCGACAAGTTCGGAGGCGCACGGGTGACGATCCTGTCCTTCGTGGGCATGGGCGCGTCGATCATCGGCGTGATCACCTTCCTGCCGGTGGGCTCCGACCAGGGCTCCTTCTACGGCTTCTTCCTCTGTTTCCTGTCGGCGTTCTTCTTCTCGGGCATCGGCAACGGCTCGACCTTCCGCCAGATCCCGGTCATCTTCCGCGGCCAGCACCTCGCGGGCCTGACGGAGGGCACCCCGCAGTACGCGAAGGCCCTGAAGCAGGCGGAGATCGAGTCGGGCGCGGTGACCGGATTCACCGCGGCCATCGCCGCCTACGGCTTCTTCTTCATCCCGGCGATGTTCGCCAACTTCGCCGTGACCAGCGCGATGTGGGGCTTCGTCGCCTTCTACGCCAGCTGCGTGGTCGTGGCCTGGTGGTTCTACGCCCGCAAGGGCGCGGAGGCGCCCAGCTAG